CATTGCACACCCGTATTTCTTTTTTCGTGCATAGACAAGTAAACAGGATCAGTGCATTGTTGTGTTACAGCTAGATGCATTTTTTCAGTACATAAGACACATCCCCGACAAATTATTGCAAGGCTTTGTAAAGCAAAGTCTACAACATTATACCCATGTTCCATACATTAAATGTTGAAAATCCTAGTTAACTCATTAATCACAAGCTTAATCGCCTATTTGAAACAGTTGTTGACACACAACATGTCACTCCCTGAATGTGTCACATTTTGTACGGGTCTCTGTTAGGTGGTGATGGGCGACATTCGCCAGTCGTTGCTGCCTCGCGATGTGCTGAGTGCAGCCAAGGAGCTGCTGTATCACCTGGACATCTACATCTGTAACCTGGTGCAGTCAGGGAGGCAGCCTCCTCAGGTCGACTCCAAAACCCAGGAGCTGGTGGAGGAGTTCATTCTGCATGCACCTAAGGACAGAAACACCCCAGCCAGGGTAAGACATGACCCTCCAATGCTTGTGCACACCAATATgcaatatataaacacacacatatggacaGCAATacattgtctgtgtttttctttttatagagGATGAGTGCTCTCCAGGAACTCCAGCTATTGGAGATCATGTGCAGCTGTTTCCAGGAACAGAGCCGCGATACTGTCCGTCAGCTTATGTTCTCCGCCCTCTTTAGTCTTCAAGGCAACCAGGCAGACGAAAGTCGCATGGCGCTGTTAGGCAAGCTGGTGTCCATGGCTATCGCTGTGGGCAGAGTTCCTATCTTGGAATGTGCTGCTACCTGGTTACAGGTGAGAATTCAAACACACTGACATACTGGAATGTGCATaaaactgtgttttgtgtggGGTTTTATACTTCAATTTGAGTTTTAGACATTGAGTGTGAGGCTAGTCCTGATTGAGTACTTTCGTGTGTGATATATTTCAACTCCTTAGTAGTGCTGGGTACCGAACTTTGCTACTTTTAGACACCGGCCGAATTACCTCCATAGTATCGAGAATGGAAAAATGCCTTGCTATttaataccaaatttcaatacctaaggagtaaatctcatcagcgtcagtaagccaataagcatgcagtaTGCTTGTACCAAGAGCTAATAaagctggtgattggctgtctaacattacacgTAGTAaaggcatgcaggaaaaacactatattacacacagagacgggcttgttgtattttgagaggcttgactACAGTGTGCGTAACATAGGTGTGAAGGAGCTGAAAAAGATTTGtaccgtaatgttgtaatttctttttgttaaaatggattttattaaattggtaaagtactgcagtacaaaaaagtatcgttcaggaaccgtTACTGAAGTCACTCTATCGGTATCGAAATATTTgaaacaatacccagccctactcctTAGTGCCTCTCTTCATCtgtggatatgtgtgtgtgtgtgtgtgtgtgtgtgtgtgctgtggatGTACTGAACATGTGCATCTGGTTGTGTTTACGTCCTGCAGAGAACCCACCGTGTGTACTGTGTGCGCCTGGCTCAGGTGTTAGTAGACGACTACTGTAGTATGGTGCCAGGCTCGGGGCCCACCCTGCAGAACATCCACAGCGCCAGCCCACGCTTCTGCTGCCAGTTCATCACTGCTGTTACCACCCTCTATGACCTCACCACAGGTGGGATGACacaaaagtacaaaaacatCTAAATACTGTGACCGTAAAAAACTATTACtagaaggaagaaggaaggaatgCGTTATGTCAACATCTTTTTGTAAAAATGGCTGCAAATGTAAAATACCCTGGAATGTTCTCTAACAATGTTAATCATTAACaacatctttgtgtgtgtttgttttcagagGAGCTCACGCCTCCTTTAGAACTCCTACAGATGATTGTGTCGTGGATCCAAGATGACCCTCGTCTAGTCCTAATCACCTTCCTGAACACGCCCCTCTCTGGCAATCAGCCAATCAGCTCCCTTGATGTTACACCATTAGGGGGGTTGGTGCGTTGGTGTGTCAAAGCCCCCCTGGCCTACAGGAGAGACAAGAAGCAGGCGTTAACCAATGGCACCACTGAGAGTGAGCCAGAGGTGGGGCCTCTTTTCTCTGCTCTCCATCTGAGTGTCCTACAGGTGTGTGGTGTGGTTAGATACATTTACCTACAGTATACATACATTTGCAATATGCTAAACACCTCCACCATGTGAAGATAATCAAGTCATTTTCCCATGCCATTGTCCTTCTCCTGCCACCATCAGGTCCTCATGCTTTTGCCGAACATACTAAATGAGAAGGGGCTTTACGGTCGCCTGGCGTTGCTCCAGATGGAGTCCCTGGCTGCCCTGACCTCAGACCTCTCCAGGCTGTTGGACCAGgccgacaaacacacacatgcttcatCTGCAGATACACGTGCACTGTCTCAGCTGGTCCTGGACCGGCTGGCACAGGCCCTGCAGGTGGCCATGGCCAACGGAGCTCTGCTCTGCTCGAGAGGTAAGATTGTGTAAAGAAAGATACAAGCGGTAGAAGTAGAGGCTAGAAAAGTGGATCGAGGAGATGGTTTACATTACAAATTCTTGTCTTGTCATAGATTGCCTCAAAGCCAAAAGTAGCTGCATTCTTGGGCCTGAGACCGGAAACTAATTGTTACAGATATTCAAATTAAGCTCAGTATAcgtgctctatttctctctgtcttgtcAGTTTCTACTGTGCTGTCttataaagacatgaaaggctGAGAGCTTACAAAGCACACATCCAACAA
This is a stretch of genomic DNA from Sander vitreus isolate 19-12246 chromosome 12, sanVit1, whole genome shotgun sequence. It encodes these proteins:
- the ints15 gene encoding integrator complex subunit 15, encoding MGDIRQSLLPRDVLSAAKELLYHLDIYICNLVQSGRQPPQVDSKTQELVEEFILHAPKDRNTPARRMSALQELQLLEIMCSCFQEQSRDTVRQLMFSALFSLQGNQADESRMALLGKLVSMAIAVGRVPILECAATWLQRTHRVYCVRLAQVLVDDYCSMVPGSGPTLQNIHSASPRFCCQFITAVTTLYDLTTEELTPPLELLQMIVSWIQDDPRLVLITFLNTPLSGNQPISSLDVTPLGGLVRWCVKAPLAYRRDKKQALTNGTTESEPEVGPLFSALHLSVLQVLMLLPNILNEKGLYGRLALLQMESLAALTSDLSRLLDQADKHTHASSADTRALSQLVLDRLAQALQVAMANGALLCSREDLRAICSRLPHNNLLQLVLSGPVMYYNNIHTPPLAFSPHAAHSPIASHPTHPTHPAHTAHTPLATHASSHPQYPTQPFMTGMPFPFRPSH